In Paraburkholderia flagellata, a genomic segment contains:
- a CDS encoding Lrp/AsnC family transcriptional regulator, with the protein MDDLDWKILALLQESGRITYTELARHVHLSVPAVTERVRRLEDAGVIEGYAARVNPAAAGYPISALIGITVPQSAKAKFLKLLGTIDEVLECHHVTGADSYVIRLVATSVADLERLLQRINLYGETRTSIVMSTPLAARALARPQNGSRGKA; encoded by the coding sequence ATGGACGATCTGGACTGGAAAATTCTGGCGCTGCTGCAGGAAAGCGGCCGCATAACCTATACCGAGCTTGCGCGCCACGTGCATCTCTCGGTGCCGGCGGTCACGGAACGCGTGAGACGCCTCGAAGATGCCGGTGTGATCGAAGGCTATGCGGCGCGCGTGAATCCGGCCGCCGCCGGCTATCCCATCTCCGCCCTGATCGGCATTACGGTGCCCCAGTCCGCGAAAGCGAAGTTTCTCAAGCTGCTCGGCACAATAGACGAGGTGCTCGAATGCCATCACGTCACTGGCGCGGACTCCTACGTCATTCGCCTCGTGGCAACGAGCGTGGCCGATCTGGAGCGCCTGCTCCAACGGATCAACCTTTACGGCGAGACGCGCACGTCCATCGTCATGTCCACGCCGCTCGCCGCGCGCGCGCTCGCGCGGCCTCAAAACGGGTCGCGCGGCAAGGCCTAG
- a CDS encoding aspartate aminotransferase family protein: protein MSRNDDEQFWRNARQHLIRYGGTFEPMIIERAQGSFVYDADDRPILDFTSGQMSAVLGHSHPEIVSVINEYAGKLDHLFSGMLSRPVVELATRLADITPAGLDRALLLSTGAESNEAAIRMAKLVTGKFEIVGFAQSWHGMTGGAASATYSAGRKGVGPAAVGSYAIPAPFVYRPRFERNGQYDYLAELDYAFDLIDRQSSGNLAAFIAEPILSSGGIIELPPGYMAALKRKCEERGMLLILDEAQTGVGRTGMMFACEHDGVTPDILTLSKTLGAGLPLAAVVTSAQIEEAAHERGFLFYTTHVSDPLPAAVGLRVLDVVARDGLVARANIMGDRLRRGLLDLMERFECIGDIRGRGLLLGLEIVKDRRTKEPADGLGAKITRECMKLGLSMNIVQLPGMGGVFRIAPPLTVSEQEIDLGVELLGQAIERSL, encoded by the coding sequence GTGTCCAGGAACGACGACGAACAGTTTTGGCGCAACGCACGGCAGCACCTGATCCGCTATGGCGGCACGTTCGAGCCAATGATCATCGAACGCGCCCAGGGCAGCTTCGTCTACGACGCGGACGACCGCCCGATTCTCGATTTCACGTCGGGGCAGATGAGCGCCGTGTTGGGCCACAGCCACCCCGAGATCGTCTCGGTCATCAACGAATACGCGGGCAAGCTGGACCACCTGTTCAGCGGCATGCTTTCGCGGCCCGTGGTCGAGCTGGCGACGCGCCTCGCCGATATCACGCCCGCCGGGCTCGACCGGGCGCTGCTGCTGAGCACCGGCGCTGAGTCGAACGAGGCAGCCATCCGCATGGCGAAGCTCGTCACGGGCAAATTCGAAATCGTGGGCTTTGCGCAGTCGTGGCACGGCATGACGGGCGGCGCGGCTTCGGCCACCTATAGCGCCGGACGCAAGGGCGTGGGTCCCGCAGCGGTGGGCTCGTACGCGATTCCCGCGCCGTTCGTGTACCGGCCGCGCTTCGAGCGCAACGGGCAATACGATTACCTCGCGGAACTCGACTACGCGTTCGATCTCATCGATCGCCAGTCGAGCGGCAATCTCGCGGCTTTCATCGCGGAGCCGATCCTGAGTTCGGGCGGCATCATCGAACTGCCGCCGGGCTATATGGCGGCGCTCAAGCGCAAATGCGAAGAGCGCGGCATGCTGCTGATCCTCGACGAAGCGCAAACAGGCGTTGGCCGCACCGGCATGATGTTCGCGTGCGAGCACGACGGTGTGACGCCCGACATCCTCACGCTCTCCAAGACATTGGGCGCGGGCTTGCCGCTTGCGGCCGTGGTGACGTCGGCGCAGATCGAAGAAGCGGCACACGAACGGGGCTTCCTGTTCTACACGACCCATGTGTCCGATCCGCTTCCCGCCGCAGTCGGCCTGCGCGTGCTGGACGTGGTGGCGCGCGACGGACTCGTTGCGCGCGCAAACATCATGGGTGACCGGTTGAGGCGCGGACTGCTGGACTTGATGGAGCGCTTCGAGTGCATCGGCGACATTCGGGGGCGCGGCCTGCTGCTCGGTCTGGAGATCGTCAAGGACCGCCGCACGAAGGAGCCCGCCGACGGTCTCGGCGCGAAGATCACGCGCGAATGCATGAAGCTCGGGCTCAGCATGAACATCGTGCAGTTGCCGGGCATGGGCGGCGTGTTCCGTATCGCGCCGCCGCTGACCGTGAGCGAGCAGGAGATCGATCTCGGCGTGGAACTGCTGGGGCAGGCGATCGAGCGTTCGCTCTGA
- a CDS encoding LysR family transcriptional regulator has translation MSRPLEIDLLRSFAVIAEMRSLSRAAERVGRTQSALSQQIKRLEEIVDQPLFQRTGRGVALTSPGERLLVYAQRMLRLHDEAMADLCGTGLSGTIRFGCPDDYAAVFLPSLLRQFSSQHPHALVEVVCVPTPRLLEQLDKRAVDLAMVSLPLTASEFADARGTDDEIIRREQLVWIGSPELDAAHFDPLPLALSDPDTLDHIAACEALERAGRAYRVAYASSSLAGLTALVRSGQAFAVMTQTAVPPDLAILNGNPALPPLPAVGITIKFGRKRPSLLTAAFAEHIRLTLPLL, from the coding sequence ATGAGCCGCCCGCTCGAAATCGATCTGCTGCGATCGTTCGCGGTCATTGCCGAGATGCGTTCGCTAAGCCGCGCGGCCGAACGCGTTGGCCGCACCCAGTCGGCGCTGAGCCAGCAGATCAAGCGGCTCGAGGAGATCGTCGATCAGCCGCTGTTTCAGCGCACCGGGCGCGGTGTCGCGCTGACGAGCCCTGGCGAGCGCCTGCTGGTCTACGCGCAGCGCATGCTCCGCTTGCACGACGAGGCGATGGCCGACCTGTGCGGCACGGGCTTGTCGGGCACCATCCGCTTCGGCTGCCCGGACGACTATGCAGCCGTGTTCCTCCCCTCTTTGCTGCGGCAGTTTTCGAGCCAGCATCCCCATGCGCTCGTGGAGGTCGTATGCGTTCCCACGCCGCGCCTGCTCGAACAACTCGACAAGCGGGCGGTCGACCTCGCCATGGTGTCGCTGCCTTTGACCGCCAGTGAGTTTGCCGACGCCCGCGGCACCGACGACGAGATCATTCGACGCGAGCAACTGGTCTGGATCGGTTCGCCCGAGCTCGACGCCGCCCACTTCGATCCGCTGCCGCTCGCGCTCTCCGACCCCGATACGCTCGACCACATCGCGGCCTGCGAGGCGTTGGAGCGCGCGGGCAGAGCCTACCGCGTCGCGTATGCGAGCAGCAGTCTGGCCGGGCTCACCGCGCTAGTGCGTTCGGGCCAGGCCTTCGCCGTCATGACGCAAACGGCCGTTCCGCCGGATCTGGCCATTCTCAATGGCAACCCCGCGCTGCCGCCCTTGCCGGCTGTTGGCATCACGATAAAGTTCGGGCGCAAGCGGCCGTCGCTTCTTACGGCGGCGTTTGCAGAGCACATTCGGCTCACGCTGCCGCTGTTGTGA
- a CDS encoding superinfection immunity protein has protein sequence MLQILEGASVIAAVALYLIPSIEADAREHKDAFAITVVNILLGWTIVGWFAARAWAHSRDDERRPLRAAKRVLRTAGRATTQKLVQHAKLRTALESHKTAAQRGVKVLYS, from the coding sequence ATGCTGCAAATTCTCGAAGGTGCCTCGGTCATTGCGGCCGTCGCCCTGTATCTGATTCCTTCCATTGAAGCCGACGCGCGTGAGCACAAGGATGCGTTTGCGATCACGGTTGTCAACATCCTGCTGGGCTGGACGATCGTCGGCTGGTTCGCGGCGCGCGCCTGGGCGCACAGCCGGGACGACGAGCGGCGGCCGCTGCGCGCGGCGAAGCGGGTTCTTCGCACGGCCGGGCGTGCGACGACGCAGAAGCTCGTGCAGCATGCGAAGTTGCGTACGGCGCTGGAGTCCCACAAGACGGCGGCCCAGCGCGGCGTGAAGGTCCTGTATTCATGA